CTGATGAAGGCGGTAAGGCGCTTCGAGCCCGACATGGGGGTGCGCCTGGTCTCCTTCGCGGTGCACTGGATTCGTGCCGAGATTCACGAGTACATCCTGCGCAACTGGCGCATCGTGAAAGTGGCGACGACCAAGGCCCAGCGCAAGCTGTTCTTCAACCTGCGTAGCGCCAAGAAGCGGCTCGGCTGGTTCACCCACGCCGAGGTGCTGGCGGTCGCGGCCGACCTGGGGGTGAAGCCCGAGACGGTGCTGGAGATGGAGTCGCGCCTCTCCAACCAGGACCTGGCCTTCGACGGCTACGAGGACGATGATGACGAGTCCCCCTCCGCGCCATCGACCTACCTGCCGGATTCGCGCATGGAGCCCCTGCGGATGCTGGAGCGCGAGGATACCGAGAGCAAGGACAAGGCGCGCCTCTATGCCGCCATCCAGGGCCTGGACGAGCGCAGCAAGGTGATCCTGCGCGAGCGCTGGCTGGCGGAGAAGAAGCAGACGCTGCATGAACTCGCCCAGCAGTTCAACGTGTCCGCCGAGCGGATCCGCCAGATCGAGAAGAATGCGATGAAGAAGCTGCGACTGCAACTGGCCGTCTGAACCTGTCGGGGCGGGCGTCAAACCCGCCCCCGCGGCATCACATCCCACCAAGGCCCGCTCAGTGCGGGCCTTGTCGTTGGCGCCGCCGCAAGCGTCGCTGCGTGACTTTCACGGTAAGGACTGCTACCGAGTTCACACCCCTCGGTGGTATAAGTCCTAGAATCCGAGTTGAGACGACGCGCGGGGCGCCGCGCGTCTGGTAAATTCCACATACCGGGGGAGAGGTTGTGGTAACGATAATGGAATCTCCGGGCGCACGCTCTGGTGGTGACGAGGCCCGCGCCTTGTCGGCCCCGCGGGCAGCGATGGCCGATCAACCAGCCGGCCCGGCGAACTGGGGGGGAAGCCCCTCTCGGGAGCTCAACGAGGCGCGCTTTCAGAAGTTGTTCGACGAGGCGGAAGCCATGTCGATCCAGGGCTATTACCCCGATGGAACAGTGGTCTACTGGAATCACGCCTCCGAAAAGGTCTACGGTTATACGGCTCAGGAGGCCTTGGGCGCCAATCTGCTGGACCTGATCATCCCCCCCGCGTTGCGCCGACAGGCGGAGCAGGGGATGCGCTGCATGTTCGAGACCGGTCAAGGTGTGCCGCCCGGGCGTCTGACCCTCAGGCACAAGGACGGGCATACGGTACCGGTCTACTCCAGCCACACCATCGTGACCGTCCCGGGCCAGGTCCCCGTGTTGTTCTGCATGGACTCGGACATGAGCGAGTTGGATCGCGCCGAGGCCGAGCTGCGGGTGGCTGCCACCGCCTTCGAGTCCCAGCAGGGCATGATCATCACCGATGCGCAGGGCGTGATACTGCGGGTCAATGAGTCCTTCAGCCGGGCGACCGGGTACGCGGCGCAGGAGTGCGTGGGACAGACGCCGCGCCTGCTCCGCTCAGACCGCCACACCCCGGATTTTTACGCCCGGATGTGGCGCTCCCTGCTCGCTACCGGGCACTGGCAGGGCGAACTCTGGAACCGGCGCAAGGGCGGCGAGGTCTATGCGGTCTGGGCCACGATCTGCGCCGTCACGGATGACGCCGGGCGGGTGACCCACTATGTCGGGACCCAGACCGACATGACCCAGCGCAAGGAGGCGGAGGCCAGGATCCTGCATCTGGCCTTCTATGACCCCCTGACCCGCCTGCCGAACCGGCGCCTGCTGCTCGACCGGCTCCAGCACGCGGCCGTCGCGAGCTTGCGCAACCAGTGCGTCGGGGCCCTGCTGTTCCTCGATCTGGACCATTTCAAGACACTCAACGATACACTTGGTCACGACCTGGGCGACCTGCTGTTGCAGCAGGTGGCCGAACGGCTGACGCGGGCGAGCGGCGACAATGCGACCGTCGCCCGCTTGGGGGGGGATGAGTTCGTGGTGATGCTCGAAGACCTGAGCCCTACCCAAGAGGACGCCGCCACTCAGGCCGAGGCCTTGGGCGAGACGCTCCTGGACTCGCTCAACCAGGTCTACCGCCTCCAGGGGCATGAGTACGTGGGTAGCGTGAGCATCGGTATCACCCTGTTCTCCAGTCAGGAAACCAGTGTCGATGCGCTGATGAAGCAGGCCGATCTGGCCATGTACGACGCCAAGGCCGCCGGGCGCAATACCTTGCGCTTCTTCGACCCGGAGATGCAGGAGGCCGTCACCTTGCGGGCCGCGCTGGTGAACGGACTGCGCGAGGGCCTGCGCGAGCGGCAGTTTCGACTCTTCTACCAACCCCAGGTGGACAGCGGCGGCCGTCTCGTCGGGGTCGAGGCCCTGGTCCGCTGGCAATGCCCAGTCCGCGGCCTGGTGTTGCCCGCGGAGTTTATCCCGGTTGCCGAGGAGACCGGGTTCATCCTGCCCCTGGGGCAGTGGGTCCTGGAGGCCGCCTGCACCCAGTTGGCGGCCTGGGCGGCGCGGCCGGAAAGCGCGCATCTGTCGCTGGCCGTCAATGTCAGTGTCCGCCAGTTCTGCCGGGCCGATTTCGTCGCTTCGCTGGTGGCGACCCTCGCCCGCACCGGGGCCGATCCACGGCGGCTCAAGCTGGAGTTGACCGAGAGTCTGCTGGTGGAGGATGTCAGCGACATCAGCGCCAAGATGTCGGCCCTGAAGGAACTGGGCCTTGGTTTGGTCCTGGACGATTTCGGCACCGGGTATTCGTCGCTGTCCTACCTGCGGCGCCTGCCCCTGGACCAGTTGAAAATCGATCGGTCGTTCGTGCACGACCTGCTGTTTGACCCGAACAGTGTGGCCATCGCCCAGACCATCATCGTACTCGGTCAGACCATGGGCCTTGCGGTGCTCGCCGAAGGCGTGGAGACCGCCGGCCAGCGCGATTTGCTCGCCGGCCTGGGCTGTCACCTCTACCAGGGCTACCTGTTCGGCCAGCCGATGCCGCTTGAGGAGTTTGCGCGGTTGGTCCAACAAACTGAGGGACATTCGACCGGGCTACACCCGCATCGCGCAGAGCGGCACCAGCAGTTCGGTCCGACTCAGACCCCCATGCTGGCCGATCAGTGTCTTGGGTTCCTCGAAGGGCAGTGACTGGCGCACGATCCGGTGCCCCTGGGGCAGCAGGCAGTAGTCCCCGATGCGGTCACTGAAGCGCGGATGGGGGCGGCCGGTGCCGAACCAGCCGGCGTCCACCAGGTCCCGGCTCGGCCGGACCTCCACCAGGGCGCCCAGGGGCCCGGCGCAATAGTCCAGAAAGCGGTCCTCGCGCCCGGCGCGCAGGTAGCAGAAGGCGGCGCGCGGCTCGCCGCACAGGGGTAGGGCCAGGCAGTCGGCCAGCGCCGGGTGGTCCGCCAGATCGATCAGGTCGGCGGGCCCCGTGTCCACCTGGCCGTGGTCGGCGGTCACCAGCACCAGGGTATCGGTCCCGGCGGCGGCGACCAGGAAGTCGGTGATCGCCTGCTCGAGCGCGCGCAGGTGGGCCGCCGCCGCCGCGCTGCCCATCCCCTGGTGGTGCCCGATCGAGTCCAGTTCCGGCCAATAGCAATAGACATACTTGGGCACCCGGTCGCGGCGCAGCGCCCGGGTGGTCTGGCGGAACAGGTCGTGCAGGTCCGCGTAGGGCACGACCTGCGCCGGCCCCACATGCGCCAGGTTGTAGTCCGAGCGGGCGATGCGGCTGGGGCTCACCACCAGGGCGCGGGTGCGGATGCGCGCGAAGATCGACTGGTGCCCGAAGAGCCGCAGCGGGTCGATCCCGGCCTTGCGGTAGGGCACGCCGCCGTAGCGGGGGACGCCCGGCAGCACCGTCATCACACAGGCGAGTTCGGAAAACCAGGTGTACCAGCCGGTCAGTCCGTGCTGAAGCGGTCCATCGCCGGTCAGAAAGCTGGTGATCGCGGTGGCCGTGGTCGAGGGGAAGACCGTGGTCAGGGTCCCCACCCGGTGCCGGCTCAAGAGCCCGGCGGGCGAACGCTCCGCCAGCCAGTCGGCCCCCAGCCCATCGATCACCAGGAGCACGATGTTGGTCGCGCGCGCCATCTCGGCGGCGGGGATCAGGGTCGACTGCGGGTAATCGCTGCGCCCGCCCCGGGCGCGGATGATCGAGGCCATCAGATTGACGATGCCGCCGCCTTGGTAGTCGGGTTTGAGGGCGGGGGTGGGAACTGGCGGGGCGTCTGGGGTCATCCGGGTACGTCGGTTGGGGGGCACGACCACCGCGCCCGTGCGGCTAGCGTATCACCCCGGCCCGGGCCCTTCATGGCTCGTTCTGCCGGGGCCTGCGGCGAGCCGGCTTCAACCGTCCTTCTTGAGCCTGCTTTGCTGCGCCATCCCAAGCAGGCCCAACAGCAGACAGAACAAGGTCGTCGAGACCTTGGATGTCACCTGCGGATCGGCCGCCTCGATCGCCGCCGCCACATCGATCATGGGCACCGCCATGGCATCCTCGACCCGGTAGATCGTCGCGGCCCCAGGAATCGCGGGCGACGCGGGGCGCGGATAGACCTGGGGGTTCTCTGGAATCAGGTCTTTCAGCGTGTTCGCTGCTGCCGAGCGGGGCGTCAAGCTGCCGTCGAGTCCGAACTGGGCGCAGACCGTGCTGATCAGGCTGGTATGATCGAACAGGTTCGTACGGTCCTTGCCGGGCGGCGGATAGATGGTGTTGGGCGGGATGCAGGGATTGACGAGGATGGCGGGAACGCGGACTCCATAGCGCGTGTAGGCAAAGTTGTCGACCTCATGCGCAAAGGGCGACACGGCCTCCGGCGGTCCGACATGATCGTAGAGACCGCCATGCTCGTCGTAGATGACGATCAGCAACGTCTTCTTGAAGGTGTCCGGATACTTGGCGAGAATATCGTACACCTCTTTCAGCAGGCGCTCGCCGTCGGTCACCGCGATGGCCGGAGGCAACGAGCTGCCGTTGGGGTCGTGGCAATCGATGCCGGCGCCGCCGGGATGGGATGAATTCACCGGCCCATCCTTTAAGATATCGGTATAGCGCGGCTCGATGAACGAGTACTTGGGCAGCCGGTTGTGGATGATGTCGTACTCGAGATTGGTCTGACTGCCGGAGTGCTCGTGAAAGCGAAAGACGTTGCCGCCGTCCCAACTCACCCAGCGCCAGTGGTCGTAGACATAGCGGCAGATCGCGGACGCGGGGGCGTCGTGATAATACACTTTCCAGTTGATCTCTCCGGGATAGGCCTCGTCCAGGAGCTCGAACACCGTCTTTTCGACCACCGGCGGCTCGTAATTCTTCGAGGTTGACCAGCCATAGGTGAAATCGGGGTTATTGATACGGGAACAGTTGGTTCCCGGCTTCAGTCCGGGCGTCCCGCAATGCGCAAAGACCCGGTTGGCCAAGGTCTGTACCGGCCCGGCCGCAAACCATCCGTCGCAGACGGCAAACTGTGTAGCCAGAAACGAGGTCATGGGCACCGCTGCGGCGCTGTAGTATTGCATTATATTGCGCGGATCGGGCATGACGTCGGGTTCGCCCTGGTGCAACGGCGCCCCCGGCTGCAGGCTGTAGTTCCAGGCAAAGCCCTGCATCGTCGGCACGGCCTCCGGTCCGGGATTCTTGCAGCCGAAGATCTGCTCGTTCATATCGTCGAAAAGCTCGCCCGGATCGGGATAGGGCATAATCCAGGTCGCGGAATCGGCCGGACCTTGAAATACCGTCACGCGGCCCTTGCCGGGATCGCCGGGATCGCGTGGATTGCTCGCGTCGACCGGCAGGCCCCGGTAGCAACCCGCCACGGTCTTCTCCGGGTATAATCCGCCAAGCATGTTATCGAAGGATCGGTTCTCCAGCATCAGCACCACCACATGCTCGATCTGGGCGGTCAGCGGCTGCTTGGGAAGTACCGGCAGCGGGATCGGTGCGAGCGTCGCATCCAGCACCGTGTAGGCATCCCAGGCGTACAAATACTGATTTTCCATGGAGAAGAAGGACAGTTGTTGGCCGTTGTGGTCGGCCACCAGATGCGTGCCCTGTACGGTGAAGCCGGTGGCACCGCACCAATTATAAAAGCCGATATAGGCCCGGTTGCTCACCGACATATAGCGCTGGGACCCTTTGATCCGATAATAATTGACTCCCTGGTAAGGACAATGCTCCAAGGCCAGGGCCTGTTTCGGATCGGTCGTCAGGATGGCCCACTCGCTGTCGTTTTCCCCCAGCCAACCCAATGGCTTGCCCTGGCTGAACAGGGCCAGCTTGTAGCTCGTGCCGCCGGTGATCACCGGCTCCGAGCAGGCGGCTCCGAGCTGCGGTCGTTGCTCCGAGCGCAATGCCTCAGAAAAGCTGGAGGTCGGTTTTTCATCAACCGGATTCATGGCCATCGTCGTCACCTCGGCATTTGGTTGTGGGAGGGCGGTCGCGCGGCGGACCCCGCGAGCCGTCACTCACAGTGCGCAACCGAGGAAAATACTCGGACTTTTGCGTTATGCCTTCAACTTTCTGGAAAATAAGGTATCTCCCACTGGTCGGCCGGGTGCTCGGGGCCGCCACAGCACCGGCTGGGAGACGCCGTCCCAGCCCCAGCGCAGCCAACTGAGCAGGCGCAACGCCAGCCACAGGGCCCAGGCGAGCATGAGGGCGCGATAGACCCAGATGGGCACGCTGATCACCCAGATCGGGGGCAGGGGGCCGGTGGTGCGGTCCTGGTACCACTGGAGCAGCCCGTTGCCGGAGCCGTTGCCCATGATCTGCATGGCGGGCGCCCCCAGCAGGCCTTGGGAGACGGCGCCGATCAGACCGGCCGCGGCGGCGACTGTCAGCACCGCCAGGGCGACCTGGACCAGGTTAAAGCGCCAGCGTGGCGTCTGCTGGCCCAGTTGTCGGCGCAGGCCCAGGGCCAGCAGCCAGCCGGCCACCAGCACCAGCACCCAGATCTCCGCCAGGCTGAGCCCGATGCCGAGCAGCAGCCAGTCGTGGGTCTTGAGCGGCGTGAGCCGCAGGCGCCCGAGCGCCGCCGCGAGCCCGGCCAGGATGAGGAGTACGCCCCAGAACAGGACCACCGGGCCGATCCGCGGGCCGCCGGTGAAGAGCACCCAGCGCCCCTGCGGTACCCGCAACGCGAGGGTCACATTGACCGCCGGGCTGTTCAGGTCCGGCAGCCCCGGGGCACTGCGCAGACCCATCCCCTGGGGTTGGCGCCACTGGACCAGGATGGACTGGCGCCCCGGCACCAGGGGTAGCTCCAGGGGGGCCCCGGGCCCGGGCAGGGGCAGGTCCAGGAGGCCAGCCTGCAAGCGGGTCGGCACGGCCTCCGGCGGCAGGCGGATGGGGTGCAGACCGCCCTGGGTGGCGCGCAGTTCCAGGCGCAGTTCGCCCTCGCCGGTGCGTCGCCCCAGGGTCATGCGCAGGTCCACCCGTTCGAGCGTGAGGGTGCGCCCGGGAACCGCACCCGGCCGGGTGAGGCTCAGGTCCAGGGTCTCGCCCGGCAGGGGCCGCCAGGTGGGCTGCCAGCGGTCGGCGGCCGCGGCCTGCTGGATCGGCGCCGGGCCGCTCCAGTCCAGGTGCCAGCGGGGGCTCAGCGCCAGTGACCAGGACTCGGTGAGCCGCGGGTCGATGACCGCGGTTAGCCGCAGGGTCGCCGCCGGCTCCAGGGTCGAGGCCCAGGCGAACTCGGTCTCGCCGGGGGCCAGGTTGACCAGCACCCGTGCGTCCTGGATGGCGAGCCCCGGGGTCTGGACCGCTTCCCCGGGCAGCAGCGCGACCGGCAGGGAGACCGGGAACTCGGCCGGCGACAGGCGCCGGACCCGGGTCTCCACCCGCCAGTCGAGGCCGATCCGCAGGCCCCGCTCCACCCGCAGCAGGGGCGGCAGGGCGCCCTGGTTCAGGGGGCCGGCCGCCGCGCCGTCCCCGCCGGAGAGGCGCAGCAGGCGCACCTGGGGACCAGGCAGGCCGCCGCTGTCCAGACCCTCCAGGGTCCAGCCGTCCAGGGTGGCCTCGAGCTGTCGGGGTCGCAGCGGGAAGGGGATCTCGACCTGGGTGCGCTCCGGCAGGGGGCCGGACAGGTCCAGACGGTGGCGCCCGGCGGGCAATGGGACCAGGAGACGGTCGTCGCTGCCGCGGCGCAGTCCGTCCACCGGGGCGCCGTCCAGGTCGACCTGGGTGGGCAGCCAGCCGCCGGCCCCCCCAGGGACCGCCGCGGCCACGGCGGCGGCGGCGTCCAGGGTCAGGGTGAGGCGCAGCCAGTGGGGTTGCGCGCTCAGGGAGAGGCTTGGCAGGTCCACGCAGTCGGGCAGGCAGTCCGGGGGGGCGAGCAGGCGGGCGCGCAGTTCCTCCAGCAGCGCGGTGCCGGGCAGGTCGGCGGCACGCGCCGGGGTGGCGCCCGGCCCGGCCAGACCGGCGGCGCCCAGCAGGGCGGCCAGGACCAGGGGCGGGAGCGGCGGGAGCATCAGGCGCAGCACGGACTCCGGGGCGAGTTTGGTTACCGGTTCCACCGCCGGTTCGGCGCTTCGCGCGGGCGACGGCGCGGACGCGGGTTCCGCCACCGCGTCCGACCTCGGCGCCGACGGCGCCGGTGGTGTCGCGGTGTCCGGCGGCGGCGGGGCTGGGCGCCCGATCAGTCCGGCCACCCGCAGCCCCAGCAGGACCGTGAGCAGGGCCCCGAGGAGCGACCACCAGAGGTGCCAACCGGGGCTCAACAACCACAGGCGCGCGTCCTCGCCCGGTGTCACCGGCCCGCTCCAGGCCAGCTCGAAGCGGTTCCACTGCCAGTCCGGGACCCCGGGGCCGCTCTGCAGCACCGCGTCCGGGTCCGGCCGGTCGGTTGGCGGGGGGGCGGGGGCGGGGCCGTCGCTGGGCCCCGCCGTCCGCTTTCCTTGCTGGTTGCGACCGTGCCGCCCATGACGGCGAAATCGGTCGCTTCGTCGCCCTCGGCCGGGTCGCCCGCCGAGGTGCCTTGCGGCTCCGCCAGGGACTCGAACTGGGACTGGGTTGCGCCCGGGGGCATGGTAGGAGCCGGGGCGGTCGCCAGGGCGAACGGCCGTTCGACTGCGCGGCGCGCCGGCGCGCCGCGCGCACCCGCGCTCGTGCCCAGCCCGACCATGGGGCGCTCCAGGTGCGGATAGAGCCCGGTGCGGACCTGGGCCGCGAGGAAGGGCAACCCGATCAGGAGCAGTGCCGCCAGGGCCAGTCGCCGGTACCACTCGACCAAGCCGCGAAAGCGCCCCAGGGCGACCCCCGCGGGGTGCCGCGGCAACTGCCGCAGGAGGGCGACGGCGATCAGCACATTGACCCACAC
The DNA window shown above is from Candidatus Thiodictyon syntrophicum and carries:
- a CDS encoding bifunctional diguanylate cyclase/phosphodiesterase; the encoded protein is MADQPAGPANWGGSPSRELNEARFQKLFDEAEAMSIQGYYPDGTVVYWNHASEKVYGYTAQEALGANLLDLIIPPALRRQAEQGMRCMFETGQGVPPGRLTLRHKDGHTVPVYSSHTIVTVPGQVPVLFCMDSDMSELDRAEAELRVAATAFESQQGMIITDAQGVILRVNESFSRATGYAAQECVGQTPRLLRSDRHTPDFYARMWRSLLATGHWQGELWNRRKGGEVYAVWATICAVTDDAGRVTHYVGTQTDMTQRKEAEARILHLAFYDPLTRLPNRRLLLDRLQHAAVASLRNQCVGALLFLDLDHFKTLNDTLGHDLGDLLLQQVAERLTRASGDNATVARLGGDEFVVMLEDLSPTQEDAATQAEALGETLLDSLNQVYRLQGHEYVGSVSIGITLFSSQETSVDALMKQADLAMYDAKAAGRNTLRFFDPEMQEAVTLRAALVNGLREGLRERQFRLFYQPQVDSGGRLVGVEALVRWQCPVRGLVLPAEFIPVAEETGFILPLGQWVLEAACTQLAAWAARPESAHLSLAVNVSVRQFCRADFVASLVATLARTGADPRRLKLELTESLLVEDVSDISAKMSALKELGLGLVLDDFGTGYSSLSYLRRLPLDQLKIDRSFVHDLLFDPNSVAIAQTIIVLGQTMGLAVLAEGVETAGQRDLLAGLGCHLYQGYLFGQPMPLEEFARLVQQTEGHSTGLHPHRAERHQQFGPTQTPMLADQCLGFLEGQ
- the rpoH gene encoding RNA polymerase sigma factor RpoH; the encoded protein is MAKDFALMPTGNIDAYISASYQIPVLTPEEERSLAENLRDHGDMEAARRMVMSHLRFVIRIARGYLGYGLPLPDLIQEGTVGLMKAVRRFEPDMGVRLVSFAVHWIRAEIHEYILRNWRIVKVATTKAQRKLFFNLRSAKKRLGWFTHAEVLAVAADLGVKPETVLEMESRLSNQDLAFDGYEDDDDESPSAPSTYLPDSRMEPLRMLEREDTESKDKARLYAAIQGLDERSKVILRERWLAEKKQTLHELAQQFNVSAERIRQIEKNAMKKLRLQLAV
- a CDS encoding alkaline phosphatase family protein translates to MTPDAPPVPTPALKPDYQGGGIVNLMASIIRARGGRSDYPQSTLIPAAEMARATNIVLLVIDGLGADWLAERSPAGLLSRHRVGTLTTVFPSTTATAITSFLTGDGPLQHGLTGWYTWFSELACVMTVLPGVPRYGGVPYRKAGIDPLRLFGHQSIFARIRTRALVVSPSRIARSDYNLAHVGPAQVVPYADLHDLFRQTTRALRRDRVPKYVYCYWPELDSIGHHQGMGSAAAAAHLRALEQAITDFLVAAAGTDTLVLVTADHGQVDTGPADLIDLADHPALADCLALPLCGEPRAAFCYLRAGREDRFLDYCAGPLGALVEVRPSRDLVDAGWFGTGRPHPRFSDRIGDYCLLPQGHRIVRQSLPFEEPKTLIGQHGGLSRTELLVPLCAMRV
- a CDS encoding alkaline phosphatase family protein, which translates into the protein MAMNPVDEKPTSSFSEALRSEQRPQLGAACSEPVITGGTSYKLALFSQGKPLGWLGENDSEWAILTTDPKQALALEHCPYQGVNYYRIKGSQRYMSVSNRAYIGFYNWCGATGFTVQGTHLVADHNGQQLSFFSMENQYLYAWDAYTVLDATLAPIPLPVLPKQPLTAQIEHVVVLMLENRSFDNMLGGLYPEKTVAGCYRGLPVDASNPRDPGDPGKGRVTVFQGPADSATWIMPYPDPGELFDDMNEQIFGCKNPGPEAVPTMQGFAWNYSLQPGAPLHQGEPDVMPDPRNIMQYYSAAAVPMTSFLATQFAVCDGWFAAGPVQTLANRVFAHCGTPGLKPGTNCSRINNPDFTYGWSTSKNYEPPVVEKTVFELLDEAYPGEINWKVYYHDAPASAICRYVYDHWRWVSWDGGNVFRFHEHSGSQTNLEYDIIHNRLPKYSFIEPRYTDILKDGPVNSSHPGGAGIDCHDPNGSSLPPAIAVTDGERLLKEVYDILAKYPDTFKKTLLIVIYDEHGGLYDHVGPPEAVSPFAHEVDNFAYTRYGVRVPAILVNPCIPPNTIYPPPGKDRTNLFDHTSLISTVCAQFGLDGSLTPRSAAANTLKDLIPENPQVYPRPASPAIPGAATIYRVEDAMAVPMIDVAAAIEAADPQVTSKVSTTLFCLLLGLLGMAQQSRLKKDG